In one Arachis duranensis cultivar V14167 chromosome 9, aradu.V14167.gnm2.J7QH, whole genome shotgun sequence genomic region, the following are encoded:
- the LOC107464164 gene encoding uncharacterized protein LOC107464164, with translation MTESKAYLPFILFVFLHLCSHVLTRELSERVKYSHKDKGNNLMKHPTLLHDMERGQSHDLVDTDSASGETDYYQKERSMVYPMQIKPVEPVQPIPPMDPYPTPPHRPNPEPEQDFPPRRHNNIHTTNYLIGYYQPFITSPLYSTERDHHTHSNVHQPLSLEDIDNAKVSELLEDSTNNQIDYHPSYRNLPSVEKRKHPNNPHTNPRVKEQDAHPRHHIHTTNLIGYYQPLIPSPMFSTKRDYHPHSISHQPLSMEDIESNNFEDGHKPRPSADIDWKTFMHYFQPNLLP, from the exons ATGACTGAATCAAAGGCGTATCTTCCCTTCATTCTTTTTGTATTTCTTCACTTGTGCTCTCATGTATTGACTCGTGAACTATCTGAGA GGGTAAAATACTCTCACAAAGACAAAGGAAACAACTTGATGAAGCATCCAACATTGTTGCATGATATGGAAAGAGGGCAGAGCCATGACCTTGTGGATACTG ATTCAGCAAGTGGCGAAACTGATTACTATCAAAAAGAGAGATCCATGGTATATCCAATGCAAATaaaaccggttgaaccggttcaaccaaTTCCACCGATGGATCCATATCCAACACCGCCACATCGTCCAAATCCAGAACCGGAGCAAGATTTTCCTCCTCGTCGCCACAATAATATTCATACAACTAATTATTTGATTGGATACTACCAACCTTTTATTACTTCTCCACTGTATTCAACTGAAAGGGATCACCATACTCATTCAAATGTTCATCAGCCATTAAGCTTGGAAGATATTG ATAATGCAAAGGTTTCTGAGTTATTAGAAGATTCAACAAATAACCAAATTGATTATCATCCGAGTTATCGAAATTTGCCATCAGTAGAAAAGAGAAAACATCCAAATAATCCACATACAAATCCAAGGGTAAAGGAGCAAGATGCACATCCTCGTCACCATATTCATACAACAAACTTGATTGGATACTATCAACCTCTTATTCCTTCTCCAATGTTTTCAACTAAAAGGGATTACCATCCTCATTCAATTTCTCATCAACCATTAAGCATGGAAGATATTG AATCAAATAACTTTGAGGATGGACATAAACCAAGGCCTTCAGCTGATATTGATTGGAAGACTTTCATGCATTATTTCCAGCCAAATCTTTTACCATGA